A window of Chryseobacterium aquaeductus genomic DNA:
TTGTTTTCAGTTTCTATCTTAAGAAAGTAATTTCCTTTTGGTAGCTGTTGTATATTTATTTCCTCTTTTGGATTTGAAACTCTGGAGACAACTCTTCCGGAAGCATCCGAGATCTCTGCATATTTTATTTTTTCTTTGGATTTAATGAAAATTGAATGCGTGGCAGGATTGGGATAAATTTGAAAAAGAGATTTAGTTTCTGTATCATTGGTTGCTAAAATTGAAGATTCACATTCGCCATCGTAAGAATCACCAGTGATCGTCCAGCCCTTGGTATTGATTAAATAATTTCGCGCATCAGTGGCTAAAAGGTTAGAATATTTTAGAGGAGCCACAAGACCAAGGACGATATTGTTGGGAGTGGCAGGATTCATCCTCCAGCCGTAAAGTGTATTGTCGTAATTCTGGCAATTCAGTCCGGTATTAGCTAGCATACCGTTAGCATAAGCCATAGAATTGACTGTCCACATTCCTAAGTTTTGGTTAAAACTGGTAGCACCAGAAAACGTTCCACTAAAATCAATGACACTAGATACGTTCCAATTGCTGAGATTTTGATTAAAGCTCGTGGCTGTGGCAAGCATTGTGTTCATGTCTGTAACATTGGAAGTATCCCAATTGTTTAAGGGTTGATTAAAATTAACACACCCGTGAAACATGTGATCCATTTTCGTAACGTTCGCAGTATTCCAGTTACTTAGAGGTTGATTAAAGTTATAGAGAAAATGAAACATCCATCCCATGTCGGTAACATTAGAGACATCCCAATTGCCTACAGGCTGGTTAAAAGGTCCGTCTGTAGAAAAGAGGTATCTCATATTGGTAACGTTAGAAGTGTTCCAATTATTGATAGTAGCATTTGCGATAAGATTGTTACAGAACACAAACATATAACTCATGTTGGTAACGTTGGATAAATTGGGGATATCTGTTGCAGTAACATCCATATTCTGGCATTTGGCAAATGCATACTCAAAGGTAGACCATGCAGTTGTTCTCCATTGCGAAACCTGAAGCAGTTTTGCGGCATCTCCGTTATTATAGTAGATCGGAACAGGTAACGATACTGTACTGTTGTCTTCCCCAAATTTTATATCTGTGAAATTACCGCTTCCATTTTCTATTGATACGGTGTACGTTGCATTATTCGGATTTGCA
This region includes:
- a CDS encoding BspA family leucine-rich repeat surface protein, producing the protein MKNFLLIIICILFFQVTQAQDNFITVWKPSNTSTLSNNAIPYVSNSNQIWFPGRGNNFTVQWEEVGFPMHNGVINNVTSSVNFLIDFGTPMNANPNNATYTVSIENGSGNFTDIKFGEDNSTVSLPVPIYYNNGDAAKLLQVSQWRTTAWSTFEYAFAKCQNMDVTATDIPNLSNVTNMSYMFVFCNNLIANATINNWNTSNVTNMRYLFSTDGPFNQPVGNWDVSNVTDMGWMFHFLYNFNQPLSNWNTANVTKMDHMFHGCVNFNQPLNNWDTSNVTDMNTMLATATSFNQNLSNWNVSSVIDFSGTFSGATSFNQNLGMWTVNSMAYANGMLANTGLNCQNYDNTLYGWRMNPATPNNIVLGLVAPLKYSNLLATDARNYLINTKGWTITGDSYDGECESSILATNDTETKSLFQIYPNPATHSIFIKSKEKIKYAEISDASGRVVSRVSNPKEEINIQQLPKGNYFLKIETENKKSTLKFIKN